Proteins encoded together in one Equus asinus isolate D_3611 breed Donkey chromosome 12, EquAss-T2T_v2, whole genome shotgun sequence window:
- the LOC139039951 gene encoding lymphocyte antigen 6H-like, whose translation MKGIYLILLAVLLCSEQAMSLQCYNCADLANGQKCQLTFSCAQTPSVCYKGSMTLTTATGETATINPKGCAPSCQEASQVMQLIANLSNPTGAFNLEVRDVACCEKDLCNGVAQVARSLWALAGGLLLSLGPALLWALL comes from the exons ATGAAAGGCATCTATCTCAtcctgctggccgtgctgctgtGCTCCGAGCAAG CCATGAGCCTGCAGTGCTACAACTGTGCTGATCTCGCGAATGGCCAGAAGTGCCAGCTCACCTTCTCATGTGCCCAGACACCAAGTGTCTGCTACAAGGGCAGCATGACATTGACCACGGCCACTG GGGAGACAGCCACGATAAACCCTAAGGGTTGTGCCCCCTCCTGCCAGgaagcttcccaggtgatgcaGCTGATTGCGAATCTATCCAACCCAACGGGGGCGTTCAACCTAGAAGTGCGGGATGTGGCCTGCTGTGAAAAGGACCTCTGTAATGGGGTGGCCCAGGTGGCGCGCAGCCTCTGGGCCCTGGCTGGGGGGCTCCTGCTCAGCCTGGGGCCTGCCCTCCTCTGGGCCCTGCTGTGA